A single Triticum dicoccoides isolate Atlit2015 ecotype Zavitan chromosome 2A, WEW_v2.0, whole genome shotgun sequence DNA region contains:
- the LOC119359580 gene encoding uncharacterized protein LOC119359580 has translation MGSIRRQEYAYDADDKDDFYIRNDDDLLEAPTLTSEQMARAREEALYVLKTKSPEEAFKIFTEGSYYKIDGPPLAPEKEDKAPTTATPPTATANVKEQPQTTVPPSGK, from the exons ATGGGCTCGATCAGGAGGCAGGAGTACGCTTACGACGCTGACGACAAGGACGATTTCTACATCCGGAACGATGATGACCTTCTAGAGGCCCCGACCCTCACCAGCGAGCAAATGGCGCGCGCCAGG GAGGAAGCTCTGTACGTGCTGAAAACCAAGTCCCCTGAAGAGGCTTTCAAGATTTTCACCGAG GGTTCCTATTACAAAATTGATGGTCCGCCACTGGCACCGGAGAAGGAGGACAAGGCCCCGACCACCGCAACGCCTCCAACAGCCACCGCCAATGTGAAGGAGCAGCCCCAGACCACCGTGCCGCCATCAGGAAAGTGA
- the LOC119359582 gene encoding pectinesterase-like: protein MANNFLLGGLGAILVVAVVVGVVATVTSSGNNKAGDNFNVPGEANLATSGKSVKSLCAPTLYKESCEKTLTSASNGTENPKEVFATVAKSAMESIKSAVERSKSIGEVKSSDPLTEGARQDCKELLEDSVDDLKGMVEMAGGDIKVLLSRTDDLEHWITGVMTFIDTCADGFADEKLKADMQGILRNATELSSNALAITNSLGAIFKKLDLDVFKTDSRRRLLSAEESKYPAWMKAPERKLLASGGLPAPNAVVAKDGSGKFKTIQDAVNSMPKDHPGRYVIYVKAGVYEEMVMVPKDKVNIFMYGDGPKQSRVTGSKSFADGITTMKTATFSIEAAGFICKNMGFHNTAGAEKHQAVALRVQGDLSAFFNCRFDAFQDTLYVHARRQFFRNCVISGTIDFIFGNSAAVFQNCLIITRRPMDNQQNSVTAHGRTDPNMKSGLVIQNCRLVPDQKLFADRFKIPSYLGRPWKEFSRLVIMESMIADFIKPEGYMPWNGDFALKTLYYAEFGNRGPGAGTSKRVTWPGFRVIGNKEAEQFTAGPFIDGATWLKFTGMPNYLGFKV from the exons ATGGCAAATAACTTCCTCCTCGGAGGCCTGGGGGCCATCCTTGTCGTCGCGGTCGTGGTGGGCGTAGTCGCCACCGTGACCAGCTCCGGTAACAATAAGGCCGGCGACAACTTCAATGTCCCAGGTGAGGCCAACCTTGCCACCTCCGGCAagtcggtcaagtctctgtgcgccCCCACGTTGTACAAGGAGTCGTGCGAGAAGACCCTCACCTCGGCCTCCAATGGCACCGAGAACCCCAAAGAGGTGTTCGCCACCGTTGCCAAGTCGGCGATGGAGTCGATCAAGTCGGCGGTGGAGCGGTCAAAAAGTATCGGGGAGGTCAAGTCGAGCGACCCCTTGACGGAGGGCGCGCGCCAGGACTGCAAGGAGCTCCTGGAGGACTCCGTGGACGACCTCAAGGGCATGGTCGAGATGGCCGGCGGCGACATCAAGGTGCTCCTTAGCCGCACCGACGACCTCGAGCACTGGATCACCGGTGTGATGACCTTTATCGACACCTGCGCCGATGGCTTCGccgacgagaagctcaaggcggaCATGCAGGGCATCCTGCGCAACGCCACGGAGCTCAGCAGCAACGCGCTCGCCATCACCAACAGCCTCGGCGCCATCTTCAAGAAGCTCGACCTCGACGTGTTCAAGACCGactcccgccgccgcctcctgtctGCGGAGGAGTCGAAGTACCCCGCGTGGATGAAGGCTCCAGAAAGGAAGCTACTGGCCTCCGGTGGCTTGCCAGCGCCGAACGCGGTTGTGGCCAAGGACGGAAGCGGCAAATTCAAGACCATCCAGGACGCCGTGAACTCCATGCCCAAGGATCACCCTGGCCGGTACGTGATCTACGTCAAGGCTGGGGTCTACGAAGAGATGGTCATGGTCCCCAAGGACAAGGTCAACATATTCATGTATGGCGACGGCCCCAAGCAAAGCCGCGTCACCGGCAGTAAGAGCTTCGCCGACGGCATCACCACCATGAAGACCGCCACCTTCT CCATTGAGGCGGCCGGGTTCATCTGCAAGAACATGGGGTTCCACAACACGGCTGGCGCGGAGAAGCACCAGGCGGTGGCGCTGCGGGTGCAGGGCGACCTCTCGGCGTTCTTCAACTGCCGGTTCGACGCGTTCCAGGACACGCTGTACGTGCACGCCCGGCGCCAGTTCTTCCGCAACTGCGTCATCTCCGGCACCATCGACTTCATCTTCGGCAACTCGGCCGCCGTGTTCCAGAACTGTCTCATCATCACGCGCCGGCCCATGGACAACCAGCAGAACTCGGTAACTGCGCACGGCCGCACGGACCCCAACATGAAGTCCGGGCTGGTGATCCAGAACTGCCGCCTGGTGCCGGACCAGAAGCTGTTCGCGGACCGCTTCAAGATCCCGTCCTACCTGGGCAGGCCGTGGAAGGAGTTCTCGCGGCTGGTCATCATGGAGAGCATGATCGCCGACTTCATCAAGCCCGAGGGGTACATGCCGTGGAACGGCGACTTCGCGCTCAAGACGCTCTACTACGCCGAGTTCGGCAACCGCGGCCCCGGCGCCGGCACCAGCAAGAGGGTCACCTGGCCAGGGTTCCGCGTCATCGGGAacaaggaggccgagcagttcaccgCAGGGCCCTTCATCGACGGGGCGACATGGCTCAAGTTCACCGGCATGCCCAACTACCTCGGATTCAAGGTCTAA